A genomic region of Mycobacterium sp. Aquia_213 contains the following coding sequences:
- a CDS encoding substrate-binding domain-containing protein — protein sequence MGRHSMPGKSADEPSDDSSTPKFTARDLVSRYQEERDKPDPRDIDEDDDDYGHYSDPDDDDGDGDEQDTDANITDDEGHPDDDFRRAPQFGDSADDDYADESSPGADARFGQDDEYPEFPPRPEGSGPADPKSGLFESGHRVLGDWRGGHRSAGGRRGVSIGVIVALVAVIVVVGTVILWSFFGDALSHRSRTAAARCVGGKETVAVVVDPSIVDQVRPFAESYNSSAGPVGDHCMVVDVKPAGSDAVIAGFIGKWPAELGSQPALWIPGSSVSAARLAAAAGQKTISDSRSLVTSPVLLAVRPELQQALSNQNWAALPGLQTNPNALAGLKLPAWGSLRLALPTSGNSDAAYLAGEAVAAASAPPGAPATQGTAALRSLTSAQPKLADNSLTEAMNALLKPGDAATAPVHAVITTEQQIFERGQSVPDAKNTLGSWLPQGPAPVADYPTVLLSGSWLSKEQASAASEFAHFMRKPEQLAKLAKAGFRVNGVKPPSSPVTSFAALPATLSVGDDAMRATLADAMSAPSSGLAATIMLDQSMPGDEGGKTRLANVIAALQDRIKALPPTAILGLWTFDGHEGRSEIATGPLADPVNGQPRPAALAAALDKQYSSAGGAVSFTTLRMLYQDMQTNYRAGQSNSILLITAGPHTDQSLDGPGLQNFIRTSADPAKPIAVNVIDFGADPDRATWEAVAQLSGGSYQNLATSASADLATAISTFLS from the coding sequence ATGGGTAGGCACAGCATGCCCGGGAAGTCGGCTGACGAGCCTTCCGACGACTCCTCGACACCCAAGTTCACCGCTCGCGACCTCGTTTCCCGCTACCAGGAGGAGCGGGATAAGCCGGATCCGCGGGACATCGACGAGGACGACGACGACTACGGCCACTACTCGGACCCGGACGACGACGACGGAGACGGCGACGAGCAGGACACCGACGCGAACATCACTGACGACGAGGGCCACCCGGACGACGACTTTCGCCGCGCGCCCCAATTCGGCGACAGTGCGGACGACGACTACGCCGACGAGTCCTCCCCCGGCGCTGATGCGCGCTTCGGGCAAGACGACGAATATCCCGAATTTCCGCCCCGGCCGGAGGGTTCCGGGCCGGCCGACCCCAAGTCGGGTCTCTTCGAGTCCGGCCACCGCGTACTCGGTGACTGGCGGGGCGGACACCGCAGCGCCGGCGGGCGACGGGGAGTCAGCATCGGGGTGATCGTGGCCCTGGTCGCGGTCATCGTGGTGGTCGGCACCGTCATCCTGTGGAGTTTCTTCGGGGACGCGTTGTCCCATCGCTCGCGCACGGCCGCCGCGCGCTGTGTGGGAGGCAAGGAAACCGTTGCCGTCGTTGTCGATCCGTCGATCGTCGACCAGGTGCGGCCGTTCGCGGAAAGCTACAACTCCTCGGCCGGCCCGGTCGGTGACCACTGCATGGTGGTGGACGTCAAGCCGGCCGGCTCCGACGCCGTCATCGCCGGCTTCATCGGCAAGTGGCCGGCGGAATTGGGTTCCCAGCCGGCGCTGTGGATCCCGGGCAGCTCGGTGTCGGCGGCGCGACTGGCGGCGGCCGCGGGCCAGAAAACGATCAGCGACAGCCGCTCACTGGTGACGTCGCCGGTGCTGCTCGCCGTTCGGCCCGAACTGCAGCAGGCGCTGTCCAACCAGAACTGGGCCGCATTGCCCGGCCTGCAAACCAACCCGAACGCCTTGGCGGGGTTGAAGTTACCGGCGTGGGGATCGCTGCGACTGGCGTTGCCGACGAGCGGTAACAGCGACGCGGCCTATCTGGCGGGCGAAGCGGTGGCGGCCGCATCGGCCCCGCCCGGTGCGCCGGCCACGCAAGGCACCGCCGCACTGCGGTCGTTGACGAGCGCTCAACCCAAACTGGCCGACAACTCGCTGACCGAGGCGATGAACGCGCTGCTGAAGCCCGGCGACGCGGCGACCGCCCCGGTGCATGCGGTGATCACCACCGAGCAGCAGATATTCGAGCGCGGCCAATCGGTGCCGGACGCCAAGAACACGTTGGGCTCCTGGCTACCGCAGGGCCCCGCACCGGTCGCCGACTACCCCACCGTGCTGCTCAGCGGCTCATGGCTGTCGAAGGAACAGGCCTCGGCGGCGAGCGAGTTTGCCCACTTCATGCGCAAGCCCGAACAACTCGCGAAGCTGGCCAAAGCCGGTTTCCGGGTGAACGGTGTCAAACCTCCGAGCAGCCCGGTGACGAGTTTCGCGGCCCTGCCTGCCACGCTTTCGGTGGGCGACGACGCCATGCGCGCCACGCTGGCCGATGCGATGTCCGCGCCGTCCAGCGGGCTGGCCGCGACCATCATGCTCGACCAGTCGATGCCCGGCGATGAAGGCGGGAAAACCCGGCTGGCCAACGTGATCGCAGCGCTGCAAGACCGGATCAAAGCTCTGCCGCCGACCGCGATTCTGGGATTGTGGACTTTCGACGGCCACGAGGGCCGCTCGGAGATCGCGACCGGCCCACTGGCCGATCCGGTCAACGGCCAGCCCCGCCCGGCGGCCCTGGCCGCCGCGCTGGACAAGCAATATTCGTCGGCCGGCGGCGCGGTGTCGTTCACCACGCTGCGCATGCTCTACCAAGATATGCAGACGAATTATCGTGCTGGACAATCAAATTCGATTCTGCTGATCACGGCTGGGCCGCATACGGACCAATCCCTGGACGGGCCTGGGCTGCAGAATTTCATTCGCACCAGTGCCGACCCGGCCAAACCGATCGCCGTCAACGTGATCGACTTCGGCGCCGATCCGGACCGGGCCACGTGGGAAGCGGTGGCACAGCTCAGCGGCGGCAGCTACCAGAACCTGGCGACCTCGGCGTCGGCCGACCTGGCCACGGCCATCAGCACATTTTTGAGCTGA
- a CDS encoding MarR family winged helix-turn-helix transcriptional regulator, with amino-acid sequence MAGGPDGLTVEAVMNGEGGRGDDLGVLAGRLLFAVQGELFHRLRDEGFDDIVPRHGAVLAFLRPEGVRATDLARQSGHVKQVIGVIIDDLEALGYVVRTPDPLDRRAKLVVPTGRGRRQMDAADAIMADIMKRHARNLGAANFRGFLADFRAVIDHQLATTADDEGPIAPI; translated from the coding sequence GTGGCCGGTGGTCCCGACGGTCTGACGGTGGAGGCGGTAATGAACGGCGAGGGTGGTCGGGGCGACGATCTGGGCGTGCTGGCCGGTCGGCTGCTTTTTGCGGTGCAGGGCGAACTCTTCCACCGGCTGCGCGACGAGGGATTCGACGACATCGTCCCCCGCCATGGCGCCGTGCTGGCGTTCCTGCGTCCCGAAGGTGTTCGGGCGACCGACCTGGCGCGGCAATCGGGTCACGTGAAGCAGGTGATCGGCGTGATCATCGACGACCTCGAAGCGCTGGGTTATGTCGTACGCACGCCGGATCCACTCGACCGTCGAGCCAAGCTCGTGGTACCCACCGGTCGTGGCCGCCGGCAGATGGATGCCGCCGACGCGATCATGGCCGACATCATGAAACGACACGCACGCAATCTCGGCGCGGCCAACTTCCGCGGGTTCCTCGCCGACTTTCGGGCAGTCATCGACCACCAGCTCGCCACGACGGCCGACGACGAGGGCCCGATCGCGCCGATCTAG
- a CDS encoding helix-turn-helix transcriptional regulator produces the protein MNESAAIQRRFELIDGAGGSPSGPADIEPGSRSTGGRVPNASALAQFLRNRREQLQPTDVGLPSGGRRRVVGLRREEVAALAGVSVDYYLRIEQGREKSPSDQVLDGIARALKLDDDDAAYLRDLVRRPRSGKRCPKDLAPEIHSLINSWPLTAVHIHDCSLNLVAANPIAGAVFPQLDIGDNALLSLFLDPGSRNFYRNWDRLTTRAVCWLRVYAVRNPDPGLTAVIDELLKRSERFRMLWSRPDVTHDNSGKKKVMHPQVGPITLHFQHMTLEPSGHVLVPFWAQPGSSSERALRQLCGA, from the coding sequence ATGAACGAGTCCGCGGCGATCCAACGCCGATTCGAGCTGATCGACGGCGCCGGCGGGTCACCTTCCGGCCCGGCTGATATTGAGCCGGGTTCTCGATCCACGGGCGGGCGGGTGCCAAATGCCTCGGCATTAGCGCAATTTCTGCGTAACCGTCGCGAACAACTGCAGCCGACCGACGTCGGACTGCCCAGTGGGGGTCGCCGCCGGGTCGTCGGGCTGCGCCGCGAAGAAGTTGCGGCACTGGCCGGCGTCAGCGTCGATTACTACCTGCGCATCGAGCAGGGGCGCGAGAAGAGTCCTTCAGATCAGGTCTTGGACGGAATCGCGCGGGCATTGAAGCTCGACGACGATGACGCCGCCTACTTGCGGGACCTGGTGCGGCGGCCGCGATCCGGAAAGCGCTGCCCGAAGGATCTTGCGCCGGAGATCCATTCGCTGATCAACAGTTGGCCGTTGACGGCGGTGCATATTCATGATTGCTCACTGAATTTGGTGGCGGCCAATCCCATTGCGGGCGCTGTTTTTCCGCAGCTAGATATTGGGGACAACGCGCTACTATCGCTGTTTCTGGACCCGGGGTCCCGGAACTTCTATCGCAACTGGGACAGACTTACGACCAGGGCGGTGTGCTGGCTTCGCGTTTATGCGGTGCGCAATCCGGACCCGGGTTTGACCGCAGTGATCGACGAACTCCTCAAACGAAGCGAGCGCTTTCGGATGCTGTGGTCGCGCCCCGATGTCACGCACGACAACAGCGGGAAAAAGAAAGTGATGCATCCGCAAGTCGGGCCGATAACGCTGCACTTCCAACATATGACGCTCGAGCCGAGCGGACATGTGCTGGTTCCGTTCTGGGCGCAACCGGGATCGTCTTCCGAGCGCGCCTTGCGGCAGCTCTGCGGAGCATAA
- a CDS encoding alpha/beta fold hydrolase gives MQTIKTIDVKGRRTRVFIEGDADRPPILLLHGLGRSLEDWEPQFLPLRQAGYRVIAPDLPGFGFSDRLATSTTLPGLARAVLETLDVIGESGRVHVMGNSMGGAVALQMAALAPDRVATLNLAGSAGFGSEVHPLIRLLAIPVIGALVARHPTRAGARMQERLIYVDSSFATEERIDHAVTLARQPQAGVVVHEAARWAVGIRGVRPQWREELMSKLSKHPRPTLVVWGDRDRILPAKHIDAAQRFLPHARVHVLRAVGHVPQVEAAERFTELSLDFLRSQPALSA, from the coding sequence ATGCAAACAATCAAGACGATCGATGTCAAAGGTCGGCGTACCCGCGTCTTCATCGAGGGCGACGCGGACCGGCCCCCAATCCTGTTGCTGCACGGCCTCGGTCGCAGCTTGGAGGACTGGGAGCCGCAGTTTTTGCCGCTCCGACAGGCCGGCTATCGCGTCATTGCGCCCGACCTGCCGGGCTTCGGATTCTCGGACCGCCTTGCGACCTCGACCACGCTGCCCGGTCTTGCGCGGGCCGTGCTCGAAACCCTTGATGTGATTGGTGAGTCCGGGCGCGTGCACGTGATGGGTAACTCGATGGGCGGTGCGGTTGCTCTGCAGATGGCGGCTCTGGCCCCCGACCGGGTGGCCACGCTGAATCTGGCGGGCAGCGCCGGATTCGGTTCCGAGGTCCATCCGCTAATCCGGTTGCTAGCCATACCGGTCATCGGTGCGCTGGTGGCCCGTCACCCCACCCGCGCAGGTGCTCGGATGCAGGAACGACTGATCTACGTCGACTCCTCCTTTGCGACCGAGGAGCGGATAGATCACGCGGTGACGCTCGCGCGGCAACCCCAGGCCGGTGTGGTTGTGCACGAAGCCGCTCGATGGGCGGTCGGCATCAGGGGCGTCAGGCCGCAATGGCGAGAGGAATTGATGTCCAAGCTGTCCAAACATCCTCGTCCGACGTTGGTCGTCTGGGGCGATCGCGATCGCATCCTGCCGGCAAAGCACATCGACGCCGCACAGCGGTTCCTGCCACACGCCAGGGTGCACGTCCTGCGAGCGGTCGGCCACGTGCCACAAGTGGAAGCCGCCGAGCGGTTCACCGAGTTGAGCCTCGATTTCCTTCGTTCGCAGCCCGCACTGTCCGCTTGA
- a CDS encoding mycofactocin-coupled SDR family oxidoreductase: MGMLDGKVAFITGAARGQGRSHAIRLAEEGADIIAVDLCGQIDSVPYALGTEEDLEQTVKAVEAEGRRIVARTADVRDVSRLRQVVAEATDLLGPVDIIVANAGIAAPGPMASDPTLVFRDIVDVNLIGVWNTVMAAVPSMRAAAKGGAIVLISSTQGLKGTGGDGSAGATAYTATKHGVVGLMRSFTYWLAKDNIRVNTLHPTGVETPMIMNEAVDAWVAENPEVMVAVTNLMPVSMMQPEDVSDAVLWLVSDHAKYVTGVALPVDAGFAVK, from the coding sequence ATGGGCATGCTTGACGGCAAGGTCGCCTTCATCACCGGCGCCGCGCGGGGACAGGGACGAAGCCACGCCATTCGTTTGGCCGAGGAGGGCGCCGACATCATCGCCGTCGACCTCTGCGGGCAGATCGACTCGGTTCCCTACGCATTGGGTACCGAGGAGGACCTCGAACAGACGGTGAAAGCTGTCGAAGCGGAGGGCCGGCGCATCGTTGCCCGCACGGCAGACGTTCGCGACGTGTCCCGGCTGCGCCAGGTCGTCGCGGAGGCCACCGATCTACTCGGCCCGGTCGACATCATCGTGGCCAACGCCGGAATCGCCGCGCCCGGCCCAATGGCGTCCGATCCCACGTTGGTCTTCCGCGACATCGTCGACGTCAACCTGATCGGCGTATGGAACACGGTGATGGCCGCCGTGCCCAGCATGCGGGCGGCGGCCAAGGGCGGCGCGATCGTCCTGATCAGTTCCACCCAAGGGCTCAAGGGCACGGGCGGCGACGGGTCGGCAGGGGCTACCGCGTACACCGCCACCAAACACGGTGTCGTCGGGTTGATGCGGTCCTTCACGTACTGGCTGGCCAAGGACAACATCCGGGTCAACACGCTGCATCCAACCGGTGTCGAGACACCGATGATCATGAACGAGGCCGTGGACGCCTGGGTGGCCGAGAACCCGGAAGTGATGGTGGCGGTGACGAATCTTATGCCGGTGTCCATGATGCAGCCGGAAGATGTAAGCGACGCGGTCCTGTGGCTGGTCAGTGATCACGCCAAATACGTCACCGGCGTAGCTCTACCGGTCGACGCGGGGTTTGCCGTGAAATAG
- a CDS encoding SDR family oxidoreductase codes for MTKRTALVTGANGGIGSAVCDQLRADGVAVRTMDVAGPADVIVDLSADPIPVEATQDVDICVSVAGVVSTFAPAHSMSAKKWSRDIDVNLTGSFRVIQACLAGMRERRFGRIVAISSIAAQLGSPGKVAYAASKAGLYGMIRTIAIENCSLGITANCVLPGMIGTPPVLSLPEADQERIRAAVLSGRFGRPDEVADLVAFLARDASGYITAQEIAIDGGLQLNSLYVGPTRADG; via the coding sequence GTGACGAAACGGACGGCGCTGGTGACCGGCGCCAATGGAGGCATCGGCTCGGCAGTGTGTGATCAGTTGCGTGCCGACGGTGTAGCGGTCCGCACGATGGATGTGGCGGGCCCTGCCGACGTGATCGTGGACTTGTCCGCCGACCCGATTCCGGTCGAGGCGACACAGGACGTCGACATCTGCGTGTCGGTCGCGGGCGTCGTCAGCACCTTCGCTCCGGCGCATTCGATGTCGGCGAAGAAGTGGTCACGCGATATCGACGTCAATCTCACCGGATCGTTTCGCGTCATTCAGGCGTGCCTGGCGGGGATGCGGGAACGGCGGTTCGGGCGCATCGTCGCGATCTCGAGCATCGCGGCCCAACTCGGATCCCCCGGCAAGGTTGCCTATGCGGCGTCGAAAGCCGGCCTCTACGGGATGATACGAACCATCGCGATCGAGAACTGCTCGCTCGGTATCACCGCCAATTGTGTGTTGCCGGGCATGATCGGCACCCCACCGGTGCTGTCACTGCCCGAGGCCGACCAAGAACGCATTAGGGCCGCGGTGCTCAGCGGACGCTTCGGCCGTCCGGATGAGGTGGCCGATCTGGTCGCCTTCCTTGCGCGCGATGCCTCCGGTTACATCACGGCACAGGAGATCGCCATTGACGGTGGGCTGCAGTTGAACTCGCTCTATGTCGGCCCCACCCGCGCCGATGGTTGA
- a CDS encoding flavin-containing monooxygenase, whose protein sequence is MAAAAGTRKARGAPLDVVVIGAGVSGLCVAHQLQRAGFTYRVLEQARDIGGTWRDNTYPGCGCDIPAPLYSFSFAQRANWSRLFASQPEILQYLHEVAAQRGVTQHIDFTTRVISARWGESRQSWTVETSSGAVLECRYLVSATGLLRRPRYPDVAGGTTFAGNAFHSARWDDSVPLRGKRVAVIGSGASAIQFVPRIAPDVKQLTLFQRTPGWIVPKADRTFSRRQQQLRRFAPYRWYTRARLFWIHERRVDGFVDTATGMADAERLARTMLQRKITDPRLRAALTPDYAIGCKRLLISNDYYPALSRDNVTVVSSPIAEMTADQVKTADGQAHAADVVIYATGFDTQFAFSDIEIVGRDGERLADRWQLGPSAYLGTTVSGFPNYFVMLGPNSGLGHNSQIFMIEAQTRYVLSCLKMARRRKLGVLAVRPSVEQTFNDWLQGRLAHSVWQAGGCRSWYQHPATGKNTALWPSSAIAFWRKTHRVRLSDYHARPRIDSRDATAVARSR, encoded by the coding sequence GTGGCAGCTGCGGCGGGCACCCGGAAGGCGCGTGGTGCGCCGCTCGACGTGGTGGTCATCGGCGCCGGTGTCAGTGGGCTCTGCGTCGCCCATCAGCTGCAGCGTGCCGGGTTTACCTACCGGGTTCTCGAGCAGGCACGCGACATCGGCGGAACCTGGCGCGACAACACCTATCCCGGATGCGGATGCGATATTCCCGCACCGCTGTACTCCTTCTCCTTCGCCCAGCGGGCCAACTGGTCGCGGCTGTTCGCATCCCAGCCCGAGATCCTGCAGTACCTGCACGAGGTCGCCGCGCAGCGCGGCGTCACACAGCACATCGATTTTACGACCAGGGTGATCTCGGCGCGCTGGGGAGAATCCCGGCAATCCTGGACGGTGGAGACCTCGTCGGGTGCCGTGCTGGAATGCCGCTATCTGGTCTCGGCGACGGGGTTGCTTCGCCGCCCCCGCTATCCCGACGTCGCCGGGGGCACCACCTTCGCCGGCAACGCGTTTCACTCCGCCCGGTGGGACGATTCCGTCCCGCTGCGGGGCAAACGCGTCGCGGTGATCGGCAGTGGCGCCAGCGCCATCCAATTCGTGCCCCGCATCGCGCCGGATGTCAAGCAGCTCACCCTCTTTCAGCGCACCCCTGGGTGGATTGTGCCGAAAGCGGATCGGACGTTCTCACGTCGTCAACAGCAGCTGCGCAGATTCGCGCCCTACCGCTGGTACACCAGGGCGCGGCTGTTCTGGATCCACGAGCGGCGTGTCGACGGTTTCGTCGATACCGCCACCGGGATGGCGGATGCCGAGCGGCTGGCACGAACGATGTTGCAGCGCAAGATCACCGATCCGCGGTTGCGGGCAGCTCTCACGCCGGACTACGCAATCGGCTGTAAGCGCCTGCTGATATCGAACGACTACTACCCTGCGCTGAGCCGCGACAATGTCACCGTGGTGAGCTCGCCGATCGCCGAGATGACGGCCGACCAGGTGAAGACCGCGGACGGGCAGGCGCACGCCGCCGACGTCGTCATCTATGCGACCGGGTTCGACACCCAATTCGCATTCTCCGACATCGAGATCGTGGGACGCGACGGTGAACGGCTGGCTGATCGTTGGCAGCTAGGGCCCTCGGCCTACCTGGGCACGACCGTGTCGGGGTTCCCCAACTACTTCGTCATGCTCGGCCCCAATTCGGGGCTCGGCCACAACTCGCAGATCTTCATGATCGAAGCCCAGACGCGATACGTCCTGAGCTGCCTCAAGATGGCCCGGCGCCGAAAGCTTGGCGTCCTGGCGGTTCGGCCGTCGGTCGAGCAGACGTTCAACGACTGGTTGCAGGGACGTCTCGCCCATTCGGTCTGGCAGGCGGGAGGATGCCGCAGTTGGTACCAGCATCCGGCCACCGGCAAAAACACCGCACTCTGGCCGTCCTCGGCAATTGCGTTCTGGCGCAAGACACATCGAGTGCGGTTGTCGGACTATCACGCCAGGCCCCGCATCGATTCCCGCGATGCCACCGCAGTCGCCCGGAGCAGGTGA
- a CDS encoding haloalkane dehalogenase, with the protein MGQEFRPDFTPDPRLYPFGPRWFDSSRGRLHYIDEGTGPPLLLCHGNPTWSFLYRNIITALRSQFRCIAPDYLGFGLSDRPAEFGYKIDQHAQVIGEFVDHLGLDGYLTMGQDWGGPISMAVAVERAERVRGIVLGNTWFWPVDVLTTKIFSRVMSSPPMQKAILERNFFVERLIPAGTAQRPGTAVMDHYRGVQPSPAARVGVAEMPKQLLAAHPLLERLSRDVPAKLGAKPTLLVWGMKDFAFRPGPSIPRMRATFPDHVLVELPAAKHFIQEDAPDEIAAAIIKCFG; encoded by the coding sequence ATGGGTCAGGAGTTCAGGCCGGATTTCACGCCGGATCCACGGTTGTATCCGTTCGGGCCGCGCTGGTTCGACAGCTCTCGGGGACGCCTCCACTACATCGACGAAGGAACGGGCCCGCCGCTGCTGCTGTGCCACGGCAACCCGACATGGAGCTTCTTGTATCGCAATATCATCACGGCCCTACGCAGCCAATTCCGTTGCATCGCACCGGATTATCTGGGTTTCGGGCTGTCGGATCGCCCGGCGGAATTCGGGTACAAGATCGACCAGCATGCCCAGGTGATCGGCGAATTCGTGGATCATTTGGGGCTGGACGGCTACCTGACGATGGGTCAGGACTGGGGCGGACCGATCAGCATGGCGGTCGCGGTCGAGCGTGCCGAGCGGGTGCGCGGCATCGTGTTGGGCAACACCTGGTTCTGGCCGGTCGACGTGCTGACGACCAAGATCTTCTCGCGCGTGATGTCCAGTCCCCCAATGCAAAAGGCGATCCTGGAGCGCAACTTCTTCGTGGAGCGACTGATCCCGGCGGGCACCGCGCAACGGCCGGGGACCGCCGTGATGGATCACTATCGGGGCGTTCAGCCGAGCCCGGCGGCACGCGTGGGGGTAGCCGAGATGCCCAAGCAGCTGCTGGCCGCCCACCCGCTGCTGGAACGGCTGAGCCGTGACGTACCGGCCAAGCTCGGTGCGAAGCCGACGCTGCTGGTGTGGGGCATGAAAGACTTCGCATTTCGGCCCGGTCCGAGCATCCCGCGCATGCGGGCCACCTTCCCCGATCACGTCCTGGTCGAGTTGCCCGCGGCCAAGCACTTCATCCAGGAGGACGCGCCCGACGAGATCGCCGCGGCGATCATCAAGTGCTTCGGATAA